In the genome of Fusarium poae strain DAOMC 252244 chromosome 1, whole genome shotgun sequence, the window TTGGGGACGTATAGCAGATATTTACGGGAAGAGACTGATCTTTATTCTGGGATCTTTTTGGGTCACGATTTGTTGTATTGTCAATGCTTTTATCCCAACTGAGATTGCATTCGACCTCTTTCGTGGACTTCATGGACTGGTAAGTTGGTACTTATATCCGTCTACACTAAAGAGTACGACTGACTATCTCGAATTAGGGTGCTGCTGCAAACGTGCCAACTGCAATTGGTATTCTCGGAACTACATTCCCCCCCGGAAAGGCCAAGAATTACGCATTTAGTGCATATGGCAagtttcttctctctctgtTTATCCATAGGCACACACTAACATACACAGCTGCCGGTGCCCCTCTAGGCAGTGTCTGTGGTAATCTGGTCTCTGGTCTCATCGCTCAATGGGCCAGCTGGAAATGGGTCTTTGGCGCTCTTGCTATAATGGCAGGCATGATCGCTGTCGCCGGTGTCTTCTGTATCCCGCTTTCGCCACCAGAGCTCCGACCCGAGCATACCAGCCTCCGGGCCAAGACGGCGGCCATTGACTGGATTGGCGCTACTCTTATAACCTGCGGCCTCTTGGCTCTCACCTTTGCTCTCACAGAGGGAAACGTTGTTGGTTGGACTGCCCCTTGGATCCCTGTACTCATTGTCGTCTCGCTGGGTATCATCGTCGCCTTCTTTTTCTGGCAGCGGTATCTTGAGCAAAAGACGAATCGACCGCCGCTCGTCAAGGTGTCTATCTTCAACAACTGGCGCTTCACAGCTGTTATGATCATCATGGGCCTATTCTTTGGCGGTTTCAACAATTACCTCATCTATGCCACCTACTACTTCCAGGACTACCAAGGCTTGTCACCTCTGCAGACCATGTTACGATTCATCCCTACTGGAGTAAGTGGCTTCATTGTCGCCTTTTGCACGGCCTATCTTCTTTCACGCATCCCAactttcttcatcctcgcctTTGGCCATGTCGCCGTCTGTATCGCTGCTCTTCTCTACGCGGTGCCTATTCCCCCAACTACGTCGTACTTTGCTTGGGGCATGTGGGCTATGATTTTATCTGTCGTCGGTGCTGATACAGCGTGGCCTTGTCTCACTCTCTTCACTTCTCATGCACTTCCCAGGGAGGATCAAGCTGTCGGCGGTGCTCTCATCAACTCGTCTGGTATGATCGGCCGTGCCATTTCTCTAGCTGTTGCCACAGCTATTCAATCATCAGTAATGGCAAAGGCAAGAGATGTTGATGTGCAACATGTCGGACCGGTTGAAGAGTGGGATGCTCCGTCTCTTAGAGGTCTTCGGGCAGGAGCTTGGACAAATTTTGGTATTCTTTTCATGGCTCTTGTGCTGGTTGTGTATACTTTCAGAAGTATGGAAATAATTGGAAAACTTCCGGACCGTCCTCAGAGGGCTGAAGGGGTAGTCAACCAGCAGGATACAGATGTTGAACGACGCGCTTAAATAGAGCGACGGGCATACCGGATGATAGGCACAAAAGTGGCATGAAAATTCAAGGAGTGTCAAGCGAGACGGGATACTTATCTAGCAGGCTGGAATATTTGAAATCACAAGAAGTCTCACAATGACATATCACACGACTGAAGCATTTCAAATATTGCGTGATACCGTTACTCGGGTCGTCTTCAACCTATAGTACTGCACTAAGATCTGACTGCATATTTACTACTGATGCCTCTGCCATGTTACTGTAATAACCGGCTCTTGTTGTACCGACCGGAGCCTTTGTTGCCCCGCAATTCTCCGTCCGGGGCTGATATGTTTCCGTACCGGCCTTTAATCACGCCGAGAAGTGGGGCCGTTCCGATATCCATCCGCTCTTCGGCCGAAATAGAAAGTAAGTACTACAAtacaaaagaaaaggagcCGTTTCAATACGTGTACATTGACTTGAGCACCAAGGTCTTTGGACTTATTTTCTTAACTTCAGATAAAGCACATAAGATGGAGAAATTCGATATCGTTCTCCTCGGTGCAACCGGATACACGGGTCGTCTATGCGCAGCATACATGGCTCAGGTACTCCCAGAGACTACATCTTGGGCCATAGCAGGACGCAGTAGAGTCAAGCTCGCGCAGCTATACGAAGATCTTGAACTCCAACGGAAAACATGTATGTCTTTCCTCGAAGTTAATCCTTAGGGCAGACTTGATAACCTTGGGATAGGCACAATATACACTCTTGACCTCACCTCCGAAACATCCATAACTGAACTTGTGAAAAAGACACGAGTGGTCATAAACACTATCGGTCCTTATGCTACGACTTGTGGGTCATCTGTGATTAAAGCATGTGCCAGTAATGGTATAGATTATGTGGATTGGTATGTTGCTTATCCCTCTCCATTGTCAGCATATATCTGTCGACTTACATCGGATCAGCAGCGGAGAACCCGCCTGGATGCAGGGTATGATCGACAACTATGATAAAATAGCACAAAAGACAGGCTCAAAGGCAAGATTCCACCTCCAATGCACAGCTAGCATCTAACATAGTTGCTAGATTATCATGACAACAGGCTGGGCCGCTGTCCCAGCAGATCTATCAGTCTATCTCTCCATTCTCAAACTCCGTAACCAATTTTCTCTTCCAACACGTGAAGTCCTCGTATGTCTTGACGACGTCCGCGGTTCTTTTAGTGGTGGCAGTCTCAGCTCGCTATGCAGTCTTGAGCCCACTACACTGGCCCCATTCGACATATCACCCGTACCAAGAACGGATGCAGAAATTACCAAAAGCGGTGTTTTACCCGCTCCGAATGTTTTTGGTGTGCAAGTAGTCGATGGCTTAGGTGCTTTGGTACAGAGCTCTCATTCACAGATCGAGACAGCTATTG includes:
- a CDS encoding hypothetical protein (TransMembrane:14 (i84-110o122-140i152-171o183-204i211-233o239-259i279-299o311-329i350-373o393-411i418-438o444-469i481-504o536-556i)) translates to MADHGNEKRRDSTVEPASSQTATLAVIGEETNIISETPNRDEKTLSDFGADNRTPNDDNAPYEGEGDAESVDSKDELKLSKARCIALVCTVTGASFLNTLSSQSVVIILPQIGRALDVPDTRLQWVVSSYVLTFGCFLLLWGRIADIYGKRLIFILGSFWVTICCIVNAFIPTEIAFDLFRGLHGLGAAANVPTAIGILGTTFPPGKAKNYAFTAGAPLGSVCGNLVSGLIAQWASWKWVFGALAIMAGMIAVAGVFCIPLSPPELRPEHTSLRAKTAAIDWIGATLITCGLLALTFALTEGNVVGWTAPWIPVLIVVSLGIIVAFFFWQRYLEQKTNRPPLVKVSIFNNWRFTAVMIIMGLFFGGFNNYLIYATYYFQDYQGLSPLQTMLRFIPTGVSGFIVAFCTAYLLSRIPTFFILAFGHVAVCIAALLYAVPIPPTTSYFAWGMWAMILSVVGADTAWPCLTLFTSHALPREDQAVGGALINSSGMIGRAISLAVATAIQSSVMAKARDVDVQHVGPVEEWDAPSLRGLRAGAWTNFGILFMALVLVVYTFRSMEIIGKLPDRPQRAEGVVNQQDTDVERRA